The Brevibacillus brevis genome contains a region encoding:
- a CDS encoding YigZ family protein: protein MLTQYKTIAGYGEDYIVIERSRFIGYAQRVTTEEEATAFIAMIKKKHWDATHNCSAFVIGENDQIQRSSDDGEPSGTAGKPILECIKKNGVKDTVVVVTRYFGGIKLGAGGLVRAYTAGTVTALKAAKIVVHTLHQTISVSVDYTWWGKVENELRLGEHRVSGTDFTDKVTAHVLIPEGEQDEFVAQMVDLTNGQAQIVLGDKEYVEVPVDAVGDVEEE, encoded by the coding sequence ATGCTTACCCAATACAAAACGATCGCTGGCTACGGTGAGGACTATATCGTTATTGAACGCTCCCGTTTTATCGGGTATGCCCAGCGGGTTACAACCGAAGAAGAGGCGACAGCGTTTATCGCGATGATAAAAAAGAAGCACTGGGACGCTACCCATAACTGTTCCGCTTTTGTCATTGGCGAAAACGATCAGATTCAGCGCTCAAGTGATGACGGAGAGCCTAGCGGTACAGCAGGCAAACCGATTCTCGAGTGTATCAAGAAAAATGGTGTGAAAGATACGGTCGTCGTCGTCACCCGCTATTTCGGCGGAATCAAGCTTGGGGCTGGTGGTCTCGTTCGGGCTTATACAGCTGGAACGGTCACTGCACTAAAGGCTGCGAAGATCGTGGTTCATACCTTGCATCAAACGATTTCGGTCAGCGTCGACTACACATGGTGGGGCAAGGTAGAGAACGAACTGCGTCTGGGCGAACATCGCGTGAGTGGTACGGATTTCACAGACAAGGTTACCGCGCATGTGTTAATTCCTGAGGGTGAACAGGATGAGTTCGTCGCGCAAATGGTTGATTTGACGAACGGACAAGCCCAGATCGTGCTCGGTGATAAGGAATATGTGGAGGTTCCGGTGGACGCGGTTGGAGATGTGGAAGAAGAGTAA
- a CDS encoding TolC family protein, producing MNFPYSKKKWMSISLAAVLTTALGAGSLTASANTGSDQTKAPTTVQASNDKATTQTGTESQSTPEAEAATGAELTLEKAIEQALKTNAVLNETRLDAKNADLNQTLTYVSNSDLPSDAIESLEAAQQKYYNNAKGVQTKKLNALYVKSAESKTKLGAQDVYYKLIFAQDDLNLKKQSLARSEAQLKVAKAAFDVGTNAKTDVLEAEMGVAAAKAELKTAENNLEIARMNLNDFLGVDLTKEWKLISSNKQTAPINMTLKEAEEKALSNRNEITQAQEELKLAELNVKLITDFTAASTLQGQMARNSVEKANLEIEKQKRAVTKDVTEAYLNLNAAREAIEFSKSAKDSAAESYRLKNLRFENGLATTLDVIQSEEALSKSENQYQKAVLTYNLAVVAFETALGN from the coding sequence GTGAATTTTCCATATTCGAAAAAGAAATGGATGTCCATCAGTTTGGCGGCAGTATTAACAACAGCACTAGGTGCAGGAAGCTTGACGGCATCTGCGAATACAGGCTCCGATCAAACAAAGGCACCAACGACTGTACAAGCATCAAATGATAAAGCAACAACACAAACCGGTACAGAGAGTCAGTCTACTCCTGAGGCTGAGGCTGCTACAGGAGCAGAGCTGACTTTGGAAAAAGCCATTGAACAGGCTTTGAAGACAAACGCCGTGCTCAATGAAACACGTCTGGATGCAAAAAATGCAGACCTTAATCAAACTCTTACCTATGTGAGTAACTCTGATCTGCCAAGCGATGCGATCGAATCGTTGGAAGCAGCACAACAAAAATATTATAACAATGCAAAAGGAGTACAAACCAAGAAGCTCAACGCACTGTACGTAAAATCGGCGGAATCTAAAACAAAGCTTGGCGCGCAGGATGTCTATTACAAGCTAATTTTTGCTCAAGATGATCTGAACTTGAAGAAACAAAGCTTGGCGCGTTCAGAAGCACAGCTTAAGGTGGCAAAGGCTGCATTCGATGTAGGAACGAATGCTAAGACAGATGTTCTTGAAGCCGAGATGGGGGTAGCAGCCGCAAAAGCAGAATTGAAAACTGCAGAAAACAACTTGGAAATTGCCCGTATGAATTTGAACGACTTCCTCGGAGTCGATTTGACTAAAGAATGGAAGCTCATCTCGTCAAATAAGCAAACGGCTCCTATTAACATGACACTGAAGGAAGCCGAGGAAAAGGCGCTTTCCAATCGAAATGAAATAACACAGGCTCAGGAAGAGCTCAAACTGGCTGAATTGAACGTAAAACTGATCACTGATTTTACAGCTGCATCTACTCTCCAAGGCCAAATGGCTCGTAACAGCGTGGAAAAAGCTAACCTTGAAATTGAAAAGCAAAAGCGTGCTGTTACCAAAGATGTTACAGAAGCCTATCTCAATCTGAATGCAGCAAGAGAAGCGATTGAGTTTTCTAAGTCGGCAAAGGATTCCGCTGCGGAGAGCTATCGACTGAAGAATTTGCGCTTTGAAAATGGACTCGCAACTACTTTGGATGTCATCCAATCAGAAGAAGCGTTGTCTAAAAGTGAGAATCAATACCAAAAAGCTGTTCTGACTTACAATCTGGCTGTTGTAGCGTTTGAAACTGCACTGGGTAACTAG
- a CDS encoding S-layer homology domain-containing protein, which translates to MKKVVNSVLASALALTVAPMAFAAEEAATTTAPKMDADMEKTVKRLEALGLVAGYGNGDYGVEKTITRAEFATLIVRARGLEQGAKLAQFSNTYTDVRSTDWFAGFVNVASNEEIVKGFPDKSFKPQNQVTYAEAVTMIVRALGYEPSVKGVWPNSMISKASELNIAKSITTPNNAATRGDIFKMLDNALRVDLMEQKEFGTYVRYEITNENLLTKYLKVTVRDMEWAQEAGRDGDDLPLVTNVPAIGLGKIKANEVTLNGKDAGIGNTTYKVADGINSNEFAGQHVQVWIKDDREDVIVWMEGSTDEEVIMDRVSEWELKGKSFTDAKDLSSSDLKDLKLVLDASEKSYRLNKDTVVTYNFKRFTDAVDGLKEIIKDGDGFTFGVKVVLDDNNEIAYMHVIDDQTMNQTDEGRKYGSEVISKVDVEKKKITNIDNDKFNELENKDEGKDFLVFLNGKPAKFSDLKENMVYSVYYPEGDEDKFLIFATDTIVEGKVDKVVMRNSNDYRLTIGDKTYRIYKGATYSDNGNKDVEDTDGSNWDLIKDLDGETVKLYLDASGRVRHVTTKDPIDDRKQKAIVTRAAYLDYGKDKWQFTVLTQRGKKVNVELEAEDIYDVNDKNFDKNGNESELEDLLQPKKDDSNVLLEVELDKDGKAEKVRILKTDLIRSSGAEWDKIADEDDEMVDDYEVNDDTAIFNMTGEIKDANKRPELKNAKAAKFKDIADEDDLTVYYTVDEDKGEVEAIFVVEGDGLGGDSQYGMVWDYGRSGGDDTIQVLTKTGDKVELKTYPLDKDSEDLKDDRGIKRGDFIAFQLDANDEVVVDDVVEVVNNNLEDEDEKMLAKVISDKDDLNQASIDKIKVGLVSNVDGNTITVKDADDKKSTINTKSSTAFLEIFDDLEGVDGVSKGDYIVAIDSSDVSGNKYDYVLIISDEDEVEKEGWEDEAEAFLKQTPGEDNGGDKWDVVADSATGKQFAIGPVNSYSVTVEIKNGKESEIDKAVIKVGGETFTGKVSNGEIVFEFSTDKTDATSGVITVTSEKGETDKTNVTFKK; encoded by the coding sequence ATGAAAAAGGTCGTTAACAGTGTATTGGCTAGTGCACTCGCACTTACTGTTGCTCCAATGGCTTTCGCAGCAGAAGAAGCAGCAACAACTACAGCTCCTAAAATGGACGCTGATATGGAAAAAACCGTAAAACGCCTGGAAGCTCTTGGCCTGGTAGCAGGTTATGGCAACGGCGATTACGGTGTAGAGAAAACTATCACTCGTGCAGAGTTCGCTACTCTGATCGTTCGCGCTCGCGGACTGGAGCAAGGTGCGAAATTGGCACAATTCAGCAATACTTATACTGATGTTAGATCTACTGATTGGTTTGCTGGTTTCGTAAACGTAGCTTCCAACGAAGAAATCGTAAAAGGTTTCCCGGACAAATCTTTCAAACCACAAAACCAAGTTACTTATGCAGAAGCAGTTACTATGATCGTTCGTGCACTGGGTTATGAGCCATCCGTTAAGGGTGTATGGCCTAACAGCATGATCTCCAAAGCTTCCGAGCTGAACATTGCTAAGAGCATCACTACTCCTAACAATGCAGCAACTCGTGGCGACATCTTCAAAATGCTCGACAACGCTCTTCGTGTAGACCTGATGGAGCAAAAAGAATTCGGGACTTACGTTCGTTATGAAATCACGAATGAAAACCTCCTGACTAAATACCTGAAAGTTACTGTTCGTGACATGGAGTGGGCTCAAGAAGCTGGTCGCGATGGCGATGACTTGCCATTGGTAACAAACGTACCTGCTATCGGTCTGGGCAAAATCAAAGCTAACGAAGTAACTTTGAATGGTAAAGACGCTGGTATCGGCAACACTACTTACAAAGTAGCTGACGGTATCAACTCTAACGAATTCGCTGGTCAACACGTACAAGTGTGGATCAAAGACGACCGTGAAGACGTAATCGTTTGGATGGAAGGTTCCACAGACGAAGAAGTTATCATGGACCGTGTGAGCGAATGGGAACTGAAAGGCAAATCCTTCACAGATGCTAAAGATCTGAGCAGCTCCGATCTGAAAGATCTGAAACTGGTTCTGGATGCTAGCGAGAAATCCTACCGTCTGAACAAAGATACTGTTGTTACTTACAACTTCAAACGTTTCACTGATGCAGTTGACGGTTTGAAAGAAATCATCAAAGATGGCGATGGCTTCACTTTTGGTGTGAAAGTTGTTCTGGATGACAACAACGAAATTGCTTACATGCACGTAATTGACGATCAAACTATGAACCAAACTGACGAAGGTCGTAAATATGGTTCTGAAGTGATCAGCAAAGTCGATGTTGAAAAGAAAAAGATCACGAACATTGACAACGACAAGTTCAATGAGCTGGAAAACAAAGATGAAGGCAAAGACTTCCTCGTATTCCTCAATGGTAAACCAGCTAAATTCAGCGATCTGAAAGAAAACATGGTTTACAGCGTTTACTATCCAGAAGGTGACGAAGACAAGTTCCTGATCTTCGCTACTGACACGATTGTAGAAGGTAAAGTAGACAAAGTTGTTATGCGTAACAGCAACGACTACCGTCTGACTATCGGAGACAAAACATACCGTATCTACAAAGGTGCTACTTACTCCGATAACGGAAACAAAGACGTTGAAGATACTGATGGATCCAACTGGGATCTGATCAAAGATCTTGACGGCGAAACAGTAAAACTGTACCTGGATGCTTCTGGTCGTGTTCGTCACGTAACTACTAAGGATCCAATCGACGATCGCAAACAAAAAGCAATCGTTACTCGTGCAGCTTACCTGGACTATGGTAAAGACAAATGGCAATTCACTGTATTGACTCAAAGAGGCAAAAAAGTGAATGTTGAGTTGGAAGCTGAAGACATCTATGATGTAAACGACAAAAACTTCGATAAAAACGGTAACGAGAGCGAACTGGAAGACCTTCTCCAACCTAAGAAAGACGACAGCAACGTCCTGCTGGAAGTTGAACTTGACAAAGATGGTAAAGCAGAAAAAGTTCGCATCCTGAAAACAGATCTGATCCGTTCTTCTGGAGCTGAGTGGGACAAAATTGCTGACGAAGACGACGAAATGGTTGACGACTACGAAGTAAATGATGATACTGCTATCTTCAACATGACTGGTGAGATCAAAGACGCAAACAAACGTCCTGAACTGAAAAACGCTAAAGCTGCGAAGTTCAAAGACATTGCAGACGAAGACGATCTGACTGTATACTACACAGTTGACGAAGATAAAGGTGAAGTTGAAGCAATCTTCGTAGTTGAAGGTGACGGTTTGGGTGGCGATTCCCAATACGGTATGGTTTGGGATTACGGAAGATCCGGTGGAGATGACACTATCCAAGTTCTCACTAAAACCGGTGACAAAGTCGAATTGAAAACTTACCCATTGGACAAAGATTCTGAAGATCTGAAAGACGATCGTGGTATCAAACGCGGCGATTTCATCGCATTCCAACTGGATGCTAACGATGAAGTAGTTGTGGACGATGTTGTTGAAGTAGTTAACAACAACCTCGAAGATGAAGACGAAAAAATGCTCGCTAAAGTCATTAGTGATAAAGACGATTTGAACCAAGCTAGCATTGACAAAATCAAAGTGGGTCTGGTATCTAACGTAGATGGCAACACCATCACTGTTAAAGATGCTGATGACAAAAAATCCACTATCAACACTAAATCTTCCACTGCATTCCTGGAGATCTTCGATGATCTGGAAGGCGTTGACGGCGTAAGCAAAGGCGACTACATCGTTGCTATCGATAGCTCCGACGTTTCCGGTAACAAATACGACTACGTATTGATCATTTCCGACGAAGATGAAGTAGAAAAAGAAGGTTGGGAAGATGAAGCGGAAGCGTTCCTGAAACAAACACCTGGCGAAGACAATGGTGGGGACAAATGGGATGTTGTCGCTGACTCCGCAACTGGTAAACAGTTCGCTATCGGTCCAGTAAACTCTTACTCTGTAACTGTAGAAATCAAAAACGGTAAAGAATCCGAGATTGATAAAGCAGTTATCAAAGTTGGTGGCGAAACCTTCACTGGTAAAGTAAGCAACGGAGAAATCGTATTCGAATTCTCTACTGACAAAACAGATGCTACTTCTGGTGTAATCACTGTAACAAGTGAAAAAGGCGAAACCGACAAAACAAACGTAACTTTCAAAAAATAA